GAGGGCGACTGCTGCAGGAGTTCATCGAGGTAGAGTCCGGCAAGAAGAACAACCGGCCCCAGCTCAAGGCCGCACTGGCGGCTGCTAAGCAGCAAGGCGCCACGTTGCTCATCGCCAAGTTGGATCGCCTGAGCCGCAACGCTGGCTTCATCTTCGCGTTGCGTGATTCCGGAGTCGACTTTCTTGCCTGCGACATGCCCGATGCCAATACGCTCACGGTTGGCATCTTTGCCGTGATAGCCCAGCACGAGCGGGAAACCATCAGCAAGCGCACGAAGGACGCGCTGCAGGCGAAGAAGGCGCGGGGCCAACAGCTAGGCAGCCCCCAGAACCTAACGCAGGAAGCCCGGCTGAAAGGGGCTGCCGCTCGCCGGCAGCAGCGCCAGCGCACGCCGCAGAATCAACAGGCAACCAGCCTCGTGGTTCTGCTACGCGCCCAAGGATTGACGTTTCGTCAAATCGCAGCGCATTTAAACGCAGCCATGTTTC
This genomic window from Hymenobacter sp. DG01 contains:
- a CDS encoding recombinase family protein, whose protein sequence is MRTYIAYYRVSTARQGASGLGLESQQYLVQSYVPAGGRLLQEFIEVESGKKNNRPQLKAALAAAKQQGATLLIAKLDRLSRNAGFIFALRDSGVDFLACDMPDANTLTVGIFAVIAQHERETISKRTKDALQAKKARGQQLGSPQNLTQEARLKGAAARRQQRQRTPQNQQATSLVVLLRAQGLTFRQIAAHLNAAMFRTAAGKKYAAMTVQRLFRYSSTIATGQPGPVSNPL